The proteins below are encoded in one region of Fibrobacter sp. UWR2:
- the hisC gene encoding histidinol-phosphate transaminase: MVEPRPELSKLSDYVPGKSIEEIRERFGLAKVVKLASNENPLGASPKAVEAFHGIADSLHLYPRGDAPKLIDSIAKMYGVATNEIVIGNGSDEIIDMVGKAFIRQGDNCVGITPTFSVYKFTTLSNGADFIGVGEGEVRASLDDLAKAVNDKTRVAFICNPNNPTGAYYTEAEIRDFLKKVPQNVLVFLDEAYAEFATAPDYPNMAKFVREYPNLFVNRTFSKIYGLAGLRVGYAFSNAEVIRALWKVKPPFDVNQAAQVAAIAALGDKEHVQATRKMNTEGIDVLTREFEALGLKVLPTQANFICVKIGERAKELVAFLEQNGMIVRGLTSFGMPEYIRVTVGKPEENAFLMELVKKWCEA; encoded by the coding sequence ATGGTCGAACCGCGTCCAGAACTTTCGAAACTTTCTGATTATGTGCCCGGAAAATCCATCGAGGAAATCCGCGAGCGCTTTGGACTTGCAAAAGTTGTCAAGTTGGCGTCTAACGAAAATCCGCTCGGGGCTTCCCCGAAGGCGGTCGAGGCGTTTCACGGGATTGCGGACAGCCTGCACCTTTACCCGCGAGGCGATGCCCCGAAACTGATTGATTCCATCGCCAAGATGTATGGCGTGGCTACGAACGAGATTGTTATCGGTAATGGCTCGGACGAGATTATCGACATGGTGGGTAAGGCGTTTATCCGCCAGGGCGACAACTGCGTGGGCATTACGCCGACTTTCTCGGTGTACAAGTTTACGACGCTTTCGAACGGCGCCGACTTTATCGGTGTGGGCGAGGGCGAGGTGCGAGCATCGCTCGATGACCTTGCAAAGGCGGTGAACGACAAGACCCGCGTGGCCTTTATCTGCAACCCGAACAACCCGACGGGTGCGTACTACACCGAAGCGGAGATTCGCGACTTCTTGAAGAAGGTCCCGCAGAATGTGCTCGTGTTCCTGGACGAGGCGTATGCCGAGTTCGCGACGGCACCGGACTACCCGAACATGGCAAAGTTTGTCCGCGAGTACCCGAACCTGTTCGTGAACCGCACCTTCAGCAAGATCTACGGGCTGGCAGGTCTCCGCGTGGGCTATGCTTTCAGCAATGCCGAAGTTATCCGTGCCCTGTGGAAGGTGAAGCCTCCGTTTGACGTGAACCAGGCGGCCCAGGTGGCGGCGATCGCCGCTCTAGGCGATAAGGAACACGTGCAGGCGACCCGCAAGATGAATACCGAGGGCATTGATGTCCTTACCCGCGAATTTGAAGCACTCGGACTCAAGGTGCTCCCGACGCAGGCGAACTTCATCTGCGTAAAGATCGGTGAACGTGCGAAGGAACTTGTTGCCTTTTTGGAACAGAATGGCATGATTGTCCGCGGGCTCACGAGCTTCGGTATGCCGGAATACATCCGCGTGACCGTAGGCAAGCCCGAAGAGAATGCGTTCCTGATGGAACTCGTGAAAAAGTGGTGCGAGGCGTAG
- the hisN gene encoding histidinol-phosphatase, whose protein sequence is MAQEYKDLLQIALKTAEMAQENILKYFQSGIGVEWKKDNTPVTIADKSTEELCREFWAKETPGFGVIGEEFGIESPDAEYQWVIDPIDGTKAFIHGVPLFGTLIALYKKNIPVCSLIRIPAMNTAVWAVNGGGAFLDGRAVRVSGVSQLNEALVLSGTVNTMETSGYGEGFAKLRRGAKLHRGWGDCYGYYLVAAGRAEVMVDPVVSLWDIAPYPLLFAEAGGKFSTIDGKAELFDKDGKPVAPIYEGFSSVATNGQLHDIALDCLKR, encoded by the coding sequence ATGGCTCAGGAATACAAGGACCTGCTGCAGATTGCGCTCAAGACGGCGGAAATGGCCCAGGAAAATATCCTGAAGTATTTCCAGTCCGGTATCGGTGTCGAGTGGAAAAAGGACAACACGCCGGTAACGATTGCCGACAAGAGCACGGAAGAACTTTGCCGCGAGTTCTGGGCGAAGGAGACTCCGGGTTTCGGCGTGATTGGCGAGGAATTCGGGATCGAGAGCCCCGATGCGGAATACCAGTGGGTCATAGACCCGATTGACGGTACGAAGGCTTTCATTCACGGTGTTCCGCTGTTCGGCACGCTTATCGCGCTCTACAAGAAGAACATTCCCGTATGCTCGCTCATCCGCATTCCCGCGATGAATACTGCCGTCTGGGCGGTAAACGGCGGGGGAGCCTTCCTGGACGGCCGCGCAGTCCGTGTTTCGGGCGTTTCGCAGTTGAACGAGGCGCTCGTGCTATCAGGTACGGTAAACACTATGGAAACCTCGGGCTACGGCGAAGGTTTCGCGAAGCTCCGCCGCGGGGCCAAACTCCACCGCGGGTGGGGTGACTGCTACGGGTATTACCTTGTGGCGGCGGGACGCGCCGAAGTGATGGTAGATCCTGTCGTTTCCCTCTGGGATATCGCTCCGTATCCGCTCCTGTTTGCAGAAGCGGGCGGAAAGTTCAGCACCATCGACGGGAAAGCAGAACTCTTCGATAAGGATGGCAAGCCTGTGGCCCCGATCTATGAAGGTTTCTCGAGTGTCGCGACAAACGGGCAACTGCACGATATCGCACTCGACTGCCTGAAGCGATAA
- a CDS encoding ATP-dependent Clp protease ATP-binding subunit: MSDFNNDAEKVLAKAQSLRDRCSHSYLGAAHLAVGLVEGPDATLKKLYKSKGAKTNELRGKLEPFVQKIPRMEGVNPDVEPDNDLNRILRASVQAARQVNRMVTPGDMLVALMKFSGDRGLAKVFEDALGSVEVVETWLSDPFAGAANAEEQSPLKLYGRELVEMAADGKLSPVIGREEEIRRVILILSRKTKNNPCLVGEPGVGKTAIVEGLAERIYRGDVPDALKGKKLFALDLSALMAGAKYRGDFEERLKAVLDALEEDGNTLLFIDEIHTIVGAGKTEGSMDLGNMLKPKLARGELHCIGATTTQEYRKYIEKDSALERRFQPVQVDEPSEEESISILRGIKDGFDAHHGVRLHDNALVAAVKLSNRYISDRFLPDKAIDLIDEAASLVKTQMDTVPEALDTLQRKELQMKIEEQALAKETDDTSVKRLKELREELATTDAAVKLMQDRWQERRAKNAELQGLKKSLQQAKDEMEQAEARYDLNRAAELKYNKIVNLEREIAAKTEEIKKSASDGDLSEEVTEETIALVVSRWTGIPVTKLCEGEKAKLLHLDERLHARVIGQDEAVEAVSEAILRNRSGLSRENAPIGSFLFLGPTGVGKTELAKALAVELFDDENALVRIDMSEYMEKHSVSRLIGAPPGYVGYEEGGQLTEAVRTHPYCVILLDEIEKAHPDVFNTLLQVLDDGRLTDGKGRTVNFKNTLILMTSNLGAAHFQNRAGDAKPVTLKEIEPELRGFFRPEFLNRLDEVLVFQSLTKPQIRDIVRLKFKGLAERAARQDLQLTLTDAALDAIADGAYQPEFGARPIQRYLERNVERPLSHAILAGDVSAAKPVVIDYDGEKFVVR, from the coding sequence ATGTCCGATTTCAATAACGATGCAGAAAAGGTTTTGGCGAAGGCACAGAGCCTGCGCGACCGTTGTTCGCATTCCTACCTGGGTGCGGCGCATTTGGCGGTAGGCCTTGTCGAAGGCCCGGATGCCACCTTGAAGAAACTCTACAAGTCGAAGGGCGCGAAGACGAATGAACTCCGCGGCAAGCTGGAGCCGTTCGTGCAGAAGATTCCGCGCATGGAAGGCGTGAACCCCGACGTGGAACCCGATAACGACTTGAACCGTATTTTGCGTGCTTCCGTGCAGGCGGCGCGTCAGGTGAACCGCATGGTGACTCCGGGCGATATGCTTGTGGCCCTCATGAAGTTCTCGGGCGACCGTGGCCTTGCGAAGGTGTTCGAAGATGCGTTGGGAAGCGTCGAGGTCGTGGAAACCTGGCTTTCGGACCCGTTTGCGGGTGCCGCGAATGCCGAGGAACAGTCTCCGCTGAAACTCTACGGCCGTGAGCTTGTAGAAATGGCCGCCGACGGCAAGCTTTCGCCGGTGATTGGCCGTGAAGAAGAAATCCGCCGCGTCATCTTGATTTTGAGCCGAAAGACGAAAAACAACCCGTGCCTGGTCGGTGAACCTGGCGTGGGTAAGACCGCCATTGTCGAAGGCCTCGCCGAGCGTATTTACCGCGGCGATGTGCCTGATGCTCTGAAGGGCAAGAAGTTGTTTGCGCTGGATTTGTCCGCGTTGATGGCGGGTGCAAAATACCGTGGCGATTTTGAGGAACGTTTGAAAGCCGTGCTGGACGCCCTTGAAGAAGACGGCAATACCTTGCTGTTCATCGACGAAATCCACACCATCGTGGGCGCGGGCAAGACGGAAGGCTCCATGGACTTGGGCAATATGCTCAAGCCGAAGCTCGCCCGTGGTGAACTGCACTGCATCGGTGCCACCACCACGCAGGAATACCGCAAGTACATCGAGAAGGATTCCGCATTGGAACGCCGTTTCCAGCCCGTACAGGTCGACGAGCCGAGCGAAGAGGAATCCATTTCTATTCTCCGTGGCATCAAAGACGGATTCGATGCGCACCACGGCGTGCGTCTGCACGATAACGCACTTGTGGCGGCGGTGAAGCTTTCGAACCGCTACATCAGCGACCGTTTCTTGCCGGACAAGGCCATTGACCTGATTGACGAGGCGGCAAGCCTTGTGAAGACGCAGATGGATACCGTGCCCGAAGCCTTGGACACTTTGCAGCGTAAGGAACTCCAGATGAAAATCGAGGAGCAGGCCTTGGCGAAGGAAACCGACGACACCAGCGTAAAGCGCCTGAAAGAGTTGCGCGAAGAACTCGCGACAACGGATGCTGCAGTCAAGTTGATGCAGGACCGCTGGCAGGAACGCCGTGCGAAAAATGCCGAGTTGCAGGGGCTTAAGAAATCCTTGCAGCAGGCGAAGGACGAGATGGAGCAGGCCGAAGCCCGCTACGACTTGAACCGTGCCGCCGAACTCAAGTACAACAAGATTGTGAACCTGGAGCGTGAAATCGCCGCGAAGACGGAAGAAATCAAGAAGTCCGCAAGCGATGGCGACCTGAGCGAAGAGGTGACCGAAGAAACCATCGCTCTCGTGGTGAGCCGCTGGACCGGTATCCCTGTCACGAAGCTTTGCGAAGGCGAAAAGGCAAAGTTGTTGCACCTGGACGAACGCCTGCATGCCCGCGTGATTGGCCAGGACGAAGCCGTCGAGGCGGTTTCGGAAGCGATTCTGCGTAACCGTAGCGGACTTAGCCGCGAGAATGCACCGATTGGTAGTTTCTTGTTCCTGGGCCCCACAGGTGTGGGCAAGACGGAACTTGCGAAGGCGCTTGCCGTGGAACTGTTCGACGACGAGAACGCGCTCGTGCGTATCGACATGAGCGAATACATGGAAAAGCATAGCGTGAGCCGTTTGATCGGTGCGCCTCCGGGATACGTGGGCTACGAAGAAGGCGGCCAGCTGACCGAAGCCGTGCGTACGCATCCGTACTGCGTGATTCTGCTCGATGAAATCGAGAAGGCTCACCCCGACGTGTTCAACACGCTGTTGCAGGTGCTTGACGACGGTCGTCTGACCGATGGCAAGGGCCGTACCGTGAATTTCAAGAACACCTTGATTCTCATGACGTCGAACCTGGGTGCCGCTCACTTCCAGAACCGCGCGGGTGATGCAAAGCCCGTGACCTTGAAGGAAATCGAGCCGGAACTCCGTGGCTTCTTCCGTCCGGAATTCTTGAACCGTCTGGACGAAGTGCTGGTGTTCCAGAGCTTAACGAAACCGCAGATCCGTGACATCGTAAGGCTCAAATTCAAGGGACTCGCCGAACGCGCCGCCCGTCAGGATTTGCAGTTGACCCTGACCGACGCCGCCCTGGATGCGATTGCCGACGGTGCCTACCAGCCGGAATTCGGCGCGCGGCCGATCCAGCGTTACCTGGAACGGAACGTGGAACGCCCGCTGAGCCATGCAATTCTCGCCGGAGACGTGAGTGCCGCAAAGCCGGTGGTCATCGATTACGACGGCGAGAAATTTGTGGTGAGATAA